The stretch of DNA ATTTATTTATTATTTAGCGCATAATAACATATGCCTCTCATAATATGTATGACATATATCATAAAAAATGCCATTATGAGTATAACGGCATTTTTATTTAATTATTCTTATTATTTTCTTTAGCTTACTAAGATTTCTCCGGTCATTACGGGAGGTATTTCAATTCCCATCACTTTTAAAATCGTAGGAGCAACATCTCCTAATTTGCCTGCTTTCAGATTCCAGGTACGGTCTTTATCCATTACAATAAAAGGAACCAGGTTTGTAGAGTGCTGTGTGTTAGGCGTTCCATCAGGATTAATCATCACATCTGAATTCCCGTGATCTGCAAGGATAAATACTGCATAACCATGCTCATAAGCAGTAGTTGCTACTTTCTCGATGCATTGATCTACCGTCTCAGCAGCCTTTACAGCAGCTTCAAATACGCCGGTATGACCTACCATATCTGTATTGGCAAAATTCAGGCATATAAAATCTGCAGTCTCATTTTCCAGTTCAGGAAGGATTGCATTGGTAATATCATAGGCCGACATTTCAGGTTTTAGATCATAAGTCGGAACATCTTTCGGGCTCGGACACAAGAGTCTTCTTTCTCCTTTAAATTCCTCTTCTCTACCTCCTGAAAAGAAGAATGTAACGTGTGGGTATTTTTCAGTTTCTGCAATTCTGATTTGAGTTTTGCCATTATTTTCAATAATCTCCCCCATCGTATTCTTCAAAACCTCTTCATCAAAAACAACGTTGACATTTCTGAAGGTTTTGTCGTAATTGGTCAACGTCACGTAATAAAGATTAAGCTTATGCATAGAGAACTCAGGGAAATCCTGTTGTGAAAGCACTTCTGTAATTTCTCTTCCTCTATCTGTACGGAAATTGAAACAGATTACGACATCATTGTCAACAATTTTAGCCACCGGAACTACATTTCCTGTTTCAGTTGTGTTGACTACAATGATTGGTTTCAAAAACTCATCGGTTACGTTATTATCATAAGATTCCTGTATTGCTGCCAAAGGATCAGTTGTCTGAAGTCCTACTCCTTCCGTCAATGCATCATATGCTAACTTTACACGCTCCCATCTCTTATCTCTGTCCATTGCGTAATATCTTCCTACAATCGTGGCCAGCTTACCTGTTGTTACAAGCATATGCTCTTCAAGTTCTTTTATAAAGCCCAGTCCTGAATGTGGATCACAATCTCTACCATCCGTAAAAGCATGAACAAAAACATTGTCATTTAATCCAAAATTCTTGGCTGCTGTTAATAGTCCTTTTAAATGGTTAATATGTGAATGTACTCCTCCATTGGAAACCAGTCCAATGAAATGAACTTTTTTATTTTCTCTTTTAGCATATTCAAAAGCATCCTGGATCACCTTCTCTTGTCCTAAAGTACCGTTTTCCACAGCCATATTCAGTTTCACAAGATTCTGATATACTACTCTTCCTGCTCCAAGATTCATATGTCCAACTTCAGAATTCCCCATCTGTTCTGCAGGAAGTCCCACTGCTAAACCACTCGCTTCAAGCGTAGTATGTGGAAATTTTTGATAACAACTATCTATAAATGGTGTATTGGCTTTGTCTATTGCTGAAACGTCCGGATTCATTCCCAGTCCCCATCCGTCAAGTATTGCTAGTATTGCTTTTTTTGACATTTTTTGTAACTTTTATATTACAAATTTACCTATTTTCCAATGAAAATAATAATCTGAAAGCCTTAAATTTCATTTAAAATGTTATGGTTTATTTTCATATCCAGAGATCCCAATTCTTTACTCTCGCAGATCTTGCAGATTTTAATTCTTATCAAAGCAATATCAACTATTGGCTATCCTTTATGAAAAATAAATTAATACTTAAAATTTACTCTCAGTTCTGGTGATTGAGTGAATCTTTAATTATTATTAAAAATCTGCGTTATCTGCTCAATCTGCGAGAGAATAAAAATAATAGCTCAATAATAATTGATAACATCCATATGAGGTATTAATTATTATTTTTAATTTTGTATTATGGATTTACGAGATCAATTAAAGAACCTTTTCCCTGAACATGAAGAACAGGATTTTCAAATGCCTGAAGAACAATTCAAGCAGAAAGAACCATTAGTATGTAAGTTTGAGAAAAAAGGAAGAAACGGAAAGCCTGTCACTGTGATTGAAGGCTGGGAAGGTAATGAAGAAGATTTAAAGAAAATTTCCAAAAAGATCAAGACCACTTTAGGAATCGGAGGTTCAGAAAAAGACGGAACGATTATCATTCAGGGAGATAACCGAGATAAGATTATGGAGATTCTAAAAGATATGGGATACAAAACCAAAAGAGTCGGGGGATAATCTAGAAATAAATCTGGGTCCCGGGCAACAGCTTTTTCAATCTTTCTATCGTTGATTTCTCCATAGGATTTCCTGTTAATATGAGCGTTTTAAGATTTTTCAGTTTTGAAATTTCTACAGGAAGTTCTTTTAATTCATTATGGGCAAGATTCATACTTACCACACCTTTTAAACCTTTTATTTCAGGTGAAACTTCTTTAATCTGGTTTTGACTTATATTAAGAAATTCAATATTCTCAAGCTTTAATATACTTTTCGGTAGTTTGGAGATGGCATTTTGCTGGAGCTCCAAATATTTCAAATCACTCGGAAATTCCAGATTTCCAAGATCATTAATCTGATTAGCAGCAAGATTCAGATATTTTAAATTTTTAATTCTGTTGATATCTTCAGAAATGAAGCTAATCTGATTATCCTGAAGATTAATCTCTTCTAACGTTGAAATCTTTGTCAGTGCTTCAGGAAAAATATTAAGGTTGTTAGCATCAAGATGAATTACTTTTAAACTTTGAAGCTTAGCTATATTGGGATTCACAGAGGTTAAGCCATTTAAGTTCATTGAAAGAGTTTTCAATTTTGTCAGCGATCCTATTTCATCAGGAATAAATTTAATGCTGTTTTCATTAGCATTTAAAATTTCAAGTTCTTTTAATAAAAATATTT from Chryseobacterium piperi encodes:
- a CDS encoding leucine-rich repeat domain-containing protein — protein: MKKISLLLALCILEYTNAQIDPVKYPTYTNIEDAVKSGTTVYSMSFRGKGLFNVPSGIEKMNSLFFLNIMGNNLEKMDSEIFLLKELEILNANENSIKFIPDEIGSLTKLKTLSMNLNGLTSVNPNIAKLQSLKVIHLDANNLNIFPEALTKISTLEEINLQDNQISFISEDINRIKNLKYLNLAANQINDLGNLEFPSDLKYLELQQNAISKLPKSILKLENIEFLNISQNQIKEVSPEIKGLKGVVSMNLAHNELKELPVEISKLKNLKTLILTGNPMEKSTIERLKKLLPGTQIYF
- the gpmI gene encoding 2,3-bisphosphoglycerate-independent phosphoglycerate mutase; its protein translation is MSKKAILAILDGWGLGMNPDVSAIDKANTPFIDSCYQKFPHTTLEASGLAVGLPAEQMGNSEVGHMNLGAGRVVYQNLVKLNMAVENGTLGQEKVIQDAFEYAKRENKKVHFIGLVSNGGVHSHINHLKGLLTAAKNFGLNDNVFVHAFTDGRDCDPHSGLGFIKELEEHMLVTTGKLATIVGRYYAMDRDKRWERVKLAYDALTEGVGLQTTDPLAAIQESYDNNVTDEFLKPIIVVNTTETGNVVPVAKIVDNDVVICFNFRTDRGREITEVLSQQDFPEFSMHKLNLYYVTLTNYDKTFRNVNVVFDEEVLKNTMGEIIENNGKTQIRIAETEKYPHVTFFFSGGREEEFKGERRLLCPSPKDVPTYDLKPEMSAYDITNAILPELENETADFICLNFANTDMVGHTGVFEAAVKAAETVDQCIEKVATTAYEHGYAVFILADHGNSDVMINPDGTPNTQHSTNLVPFIVMDKDRTWNLKAGKLGDVAPTILKVMGIEIPPVMTGEILVS
- a CDS encoding translation initiation factor translates to MDLRDQLKNLFPEHEEQDFQMPEEQFKQKEPLVCKFEKKGRNGKPVTVIEGWEGNEEDLKKISKKIKTTLGIGGSEKDGTIIIQGDNRDKIMEILKDMGYKTKRVGG